Within Pseudothermotoga sp., the genomic segment ACACTCGATGGCGACAGTCACCGTGGAAAGATCTGCTTCCACTTGGTTGATATCGATCTTTTCCATCATTTGTTGAAGGAGGCGCACACCTTTCTCAACAGTTCGCAATGTACCTCCCTCTTCTTGGATGATCAAACATTCCACAGGCTTTCCACTCGCTCTAACTGATTCAAATATCTTCTGTGTCGGTACAGTCTCACAACCTAAGCCTATGAACAACACACCGACAACATTGGGATTGAGTGCCATACCTTTCAGAACATTGACGACCTTTCTTTCGTCATCCTTCATATGATTACAACCATGTTGGTTGTGAAGATGAACAACGTTTGCAAAATTGCTTGCGATCTCCTCAGCTGCCCTCGTAGCACAGATCACCGTCGGCACAATCAAAAAATGATTACGAAAGCCTATTCTTCCATCTGGCCTGAGAAAACCCCTCAGTCTCACGATCGATGCCTCCTCACCCCGCGTTGCCCAACGACATTGTGAACGTGGACGTATTGGCCTTTTTTTATGTTCTCGGTTGCTATTCCGATCGTTTCTCCATACTTGATGACTTGCTCTCCTTTAGGAATATCCATCAAGGCAAACTTGTGACCAAAAGGAACATCCTCTAGAAGTTCAATATGAATCTTCTCTTCTCCAAGGATGACGATCACCGTTTGACCTTTCGATAAATTCTT encodes:
- a CDS encoding UxaA family hydrolase: MRCSKVDAIAFTKNDNVATAIKNLSKGQTVIVILGEEKIHIELLEDVPFGHKFALMDIPKGEQVIKYGETIGIATENIKKGQYVHVHNVVGQRGVRRHRS